A part of Bufo bufo chromosome 7, aBufBuf1.1, whole genome shotgun sequence genomic DNA contains:
- the LOC121008840 gene encoding annexin A7-like, with product MVNPRRRLNPQDGEPPQTPRTVNPPRTVNPRRRLNPQDGEPPQTPRTVNPRRRLNPQDGEPPQTPRTVNPRRRLNPQDGEPPQTPRTVNPPQDGEPRRRLNPQDGEPPQTPRMVNPRRRLNPQDGEPPQTPRTVNPRRPPGW from the coding sequence ATGGTGAACCCCCGCAGGAGACTGAATCCCCAGGACGGTGAACCCCCGCAGACCCCTAGGACGGTGAACCCCCCCAGGACGGTGAACCCCCGCAGGAGACTGAACCCCCAGGACGGTGAACCCCCGCAGACCCCTAGGACGGTGAACCCCCGCAGGAGACTGAATCCCCAGGACGGTGAACCCCCGCAGACCCCTAGGACGGTGAACCCCCGCAGGAGACTGAACCCCCAGGACGGTGAACCCCCGCAGACCCCTAGGACGGTGAACCCCCCCCAGGACGGTGAACCCCGCAGGAGACTGAACCCCCAGGACGGTGAACCCCCGCAGACCCCCAGGATGGTGAACCCCCGCAGGAGACTGAATCCCCAGGACGGTGAACCCCCGCAGACCCCCAGGACGGTGAACCCCCGCAGACCCCCAGGATGGTGA